One window of Candidatus Poribacteria bacterium genomic DNA carries:
- a CDS encoding ComEC/Rec2 family competence protein — protein sequence MPPAAKALIPLGFGILFGVKLSPPPILSLLTGAFCLSLGFSLYMMGRRRMADPFLLSLFLLAGMSIGAISLTSPRITPLFGKRVRFEGEVIRSDVRPYGMRIYSAGRIRNGPKARLIIRCRDKVVLRRGDRIAAIGTLRLPQPSRNPGSFNWRRYLAAQGIHAELRAERIERLPSRGFSLRRSAERVRRRLESLLFKLLPRRQGLLIAGMILGDREVMPDDMEESFRRSGLSHLLAVSGLHVGMLSSICLLLLRLIRLPRKIASALTILLIGAYALIVGLRPSVVRTSIIVGLVLIGYMIDRDVNLMNLLAVAAMGMLILRPQVLWDVGFQLTFVVTASILYLMPRWEKLWMRIREDWRRKRPITYLHRLIFLPLTVALSAQIGSIPITAYHFHQVHPWGLIPNIAAVWLLWAVVGLTLIALTLASIWLPLAYPFAAVDWLMLSALEKLTGWASSLTHATLFISKPRLWQILLYVFLVMAAVNFGNARRNIGRWILMAASILTISVWHFALTWPGRVTEVTFLDVGYGSAAFVRTAEGKTALINVGPRRGGSDSGRVVIEPFLRHRGIRRLNLVVVTGEKSTLIGGLRHIKERFKIDRLISPDGGGQNQVELGNECRVTIWNLPTGRRLALRLCCDQIAFLFAGSLEVEDQMQLMKEGAKLRAQVIEVPRHGSRRGFNPTFLRRVAPLKGVISVGANPFHLPSRDVISGYERMGIEISRTDESGALTILTDGERGWILPYLPRK from the coding sequence ATGCCTCCCGCGGCCAAAGCGCTTATACCGTTGGGTTTTGGCATACTGTTTGGGGTGAAACTATCCCCGCCGCCGATTTTAAGCCTTCTTACAGGGGCCTTTTGCCTATCCCTCGGATTTTCCCTTTATATGATGGGGCGAAGGAGGATGGCCGATCCCTTTCTGCTCTCGCTTTTTCTCCTCGCTGGGATGTCGATCGGCGCCATATCCCTCACATCGCCGCGGATCACACCGCTTTTCGGGAAAAGAGTGCGCTTTGAGGGCGAGGTTATACGTTCCGATGTGCGTCCTTACGGCATGCGCATTTACTCCGCCGGGCGTATCCGTAACGGGCCAAAGGCGCGTTTGATCATAAGGTGCAGGGATAAGGTCGTTTTAAGGCGTGGGGATCGGATCGCAGCGATCGGAACGCTAAGGCTTCCTCAGCCGTCGCGCAATCCGGGCTCCTTCAATTGGCGGAGGTATCTCGCCGCACAGGGGATTCACGCCGAGCTGCGGGCGGAGAGGATCGAGAGGCTTCCATCGCGTGGATTCAGCCTTCGCCGCTCGGCTGAGAGGGTTCGCAGAAGACTGGAGTCGCTCCTCTTCAAGCTCCTTCCAAGACGACAGGGTCTCCTAATCGCCGGGATGATCCTGGGGGATAGGGAGGTTATGCCGGATGACATGGAGGAGAGCTTCAGGCGCAGCGGGCTTTCACATCTCCTCGCCGTATCTGGGCTTCATGTCGGCATGCTCTCCTCCATCTGTCTCTTGCTTTTAAGGCTGATCCGGCTCCCACGTAAGATCGCCTCGGCGCTGACGATCCTGCTTATCGGCGCATATGCCCTTATCGTCGGTCTGAGGCCTTCTGTCGTGAGAACCTCCATAATCGTTGGCCTGGTGTTGATAGGATATATGATAGACAGGGATGTAAACCTGATGAACCTCCTGGCGGTAGCGGCGATGGGAATGCTGATCCTCAGACCGCAGGTGCTCTGGGATGTAGGCTTTCAGCTTACATTTGTCGTCACCGCTTCCATCCTCTATCTGATGCCCAGATGGGAGAAACTCTGGATGAGGATCAGAGAGGATTGGCGTCGGAAAAGGCCGATCACGTATCTACATAGGTTGATTTTCCTCCCTCTCACCGTCGCCCTATCCGCTCAGATCGGCAGCATTCCCATAACCGCATACCACTTCCACCAGGTCCACCCATGGGGACTGATCCCGAACATCGCCGCCGTCTGGCTGTTATGGGCTGTCGTCGGACTGACGCTCATAGCTCTGACGCTGGCGTCCATATGGCTTCCGCTGGCCTATCCCTTCGCGGCCGTCGATTGGCTGATGTTGAGCGCCCTTGAGAAGCTCACCGGATGGGCTTCCTCGCTGACGCACGCGACCCTCTTCATCTCGAAACCCCGCCTCTGGCAGATTCTCCTCTATGTGTTCCTGGTCATGGCCGCAGTTAATTTCGGGAATGCGCGGCGAAATATCGGGAGGTGGATCCTCATGGCAGCTTCGATCCTGACCATCTCAGTCTGGCATTTCGCCCTGACGTGGCCGGGAAGGGTGACCGAGGTGACCTTCCTGGACGTCGGCTACGGATCAGCGGCTTTCGTCAGGACGGCCGAGGGCAAAACGGCGCTGATCAACGTCGGCCCCCGAAGGGGAGGATCCGACTCGGGACGAGTTGTCATCGAGCCGTTCCTCAGGCATAGAGGGATAAGGAGACTAAACTTGGTCGTTGTGACGGGTGAAAAATCGACCTTGATCGGCGGTCTGAGACACATAAAGGAGAGGTTCAAGATCGATCGGCTGATCTCGCCCGATGGAGGTGGACAGAATCAGGTGGAGCTCGGCAACGAATGTCGGGTGACGATCTGGAACCTGCCCACAGGAAGAAGGCTCGCACTCAGGTTATGCTGTGATCAGATCGCCTTTCTCTTCGCGGGGAGCTTAGAGGTTGAGGATCAGATGCAGCTCATGAAAGAGGGAGCGAAGCTGAGGGCGCAGGTGATCGAGGTGCCGAGACATGGAAGCCGTAGAGGTTTCAATCCGACCTTCCTCAGGCGTGTTGCTCCCCTCAAAGGGGTGATCTCAGTAGGCGCAAATCCCTTTCACCTGCCGTCACGAGACGTAATCAGTGGGTATGAAAGAATGGGGATAGAGATTTCAAGGACCGATGAAAGCGGCGCCCTGACGATCTTAACGGATGGGGAGCGGGGGTGGATTCTCCCCTATCTACCTCGTAAATGA